In Lactiplantibacillus pentosus, the sequence GCTATTATTTGGAATTTTAGCTTGGGGCGCCGTTTCCTTGGTGCCACGATTGGTAACGCAGGTGACACAACTGATTTATAACTTGCCAAGCATTGCGACTGAGATGCAAAAAGTCGCCACCAAGATGATCAGTAACAGTTCGGTCTTGCAAAAAATCGACATTACCTCATATACCAAGCAGTTTAATGGCGAAATTAGCAAGTACGCGCAGAACTTCCTGTCCTCGTTGTCAAGCAGTGTCGTCACCGTCATTTCGACGATTACTAGTGTGACCATCATGGCCATCACGATTCCCGTGGTGCTGTTTTACATGCTAAAGGACAGCGAGAAGTTTATTCCGGCCATCAGTCGGTTTTTACCGAAGAAACAGCGTCCGGAAGTCATTGGCTTGTTGCAAAAAATGGGTGATACGATTTCCAGTTATATCAGTGGTCAGGTCATCGAGTGCTTGTTCGTTGGGACCTTCACCGCGATTGGTTATATCCTGATTTCACAACCCTATGGCTTATTGCTGGGCGTGATTGCTGGGTTGACGAATATTATTCCGTACGTTGGACCGTACATCGGAATCGCGCCATCACTGATTGTGGCCTTCACGCAATCACCAATGCAAGTCGTTTACGTCATCATTGTCGTGGTCATCGTGCAACAAGTTGACGGTAATCTGATTTATCCGAACATCATCGGGCGGACGTTGAAGATTCATCCGCTGACGATTATTATTCTTTTGTTAGCGGCCGGCAACATCGCCGGGATCCTTGGTATGATTCTGGCAATTCCGTTCTACGCGGTAGTTCGGACGGTGGTCATTTACTTGTATAACATTGTGGAACTCCGCAATGAGGAGCATCTTCGCAAACAAACGACCGTCTATCAGCCGCAACCCGCTAAGGCGACGCAAGCTAGTATCCCGGCTAATAAAAAGTCATCCAAGTCCTCGAAGTGAGGCGTGAGTATGGCAGGCAATGAGCTGAATTGACGCGACGTGATTTTGCAAGGTGGCCGTTAGATGTTCATCGATATCCAATGAGCCAAATTGAAGCGGCACAGCTTTGAAACGTGGTGGTCATGTTCGCTGTCATCCAGTGACGAGTTTTCATTAGTGCTTGGAAGTGGCACGACGAAACTTGGCAAGTGACCAGTAGTCACGTTGATTAAATCAAGTGGTCTCAATATCACCCGTTGCATGAATACCACAAAAAATCAGGTTCCCGAGCAAGGTCTCAGGAACCTGATTTTTTAGGATGACCCGCATTGCGCCCACAGTGAGCCAATGCCCGGTCAGATTTAGTGGATGAGGGGCGTGGACACGCCAGCGTTAAAGCTTTGTACGCGCCAAACACCACCCACATTCAATGTCAGAAAATTAATGGAACACCGCGTTGAGTGCCAGCACGCCACCAAGTCCGCAGACCGCGATGATCGTTTCTAGCACGGTCCAGGTCAGTAACGTCTGTTTGACCGTCAAATCGAAGTATTCGCGGAACATCCAGAAGCCCGCGTCGTTGACGTGAGAAGCAGCCACACTCCCGGCACCAATCGCAATCACCATCAGCGCGGGATCAATTCCG encodes:
- a CDS encoding AI-2E family transporter, with amino-acid sequence MFKRLKESSLLFWSLEILIVATLIWVCTNISFLFQPIGTFLSVVFMPILISGFLFYMLNPLVKLLTKIHYKKFHISRTGAVAIVFVLLFGILAWGAVSLVPRLVTQVTQLIYNLPSIATEMQKVATKMISNSSVLQKIDITSYTKQFNGEISKYAQNFLSSLSSSVVTVISTITSVTIMAITIPVVLFYMLKDSEKFIPAISRFLPKKQRPEVIGLLQKMGDTISSYISGQVIECLFVGTFTAIGYILISQPYGLLLGVIAGLTNIIPYVGPYIGIAPSLIVAFTQSPMQVVYVIIVVVIVQQVDGNLIYPNIIGRTLKIHPLTIIILLLAAGNIAGILGMILAIPFYAVVRTVVIYLYNIVELRNEEHLRKQTTVYQPQPAKATQASIPANKKSSKSSK